GCGGCGTGCAGGACCTCGCGGGCCTTGGTCTCGACGACGTGGGTGGGGGCGTAGAGGACGGCGGGGTCGAGGTTGCCCTGCAGGCCCTTGCCGGGGCCGACCCGGTTGGCGGCCTCGTCGAGCGGGACGCGCCAGTCGACGCCGACGATGTCCGCGCCGGCCTGGCCCATCAGGCCGAGGAGTTCGCCGGTGTTGACGCCGAAGTGGATCCGCGGGACGCCGTAGGGCTCGACCGCGTCGAAGACCTTCGCGCTGGCGGGCATCACCGAGCGGCGGTACTCGTCGGGGGCGAGCGCGCCCGCCCAGGAGTCGAAGAGCTGGACCGCCGAGGCGCCCGCCTCGATCTGGATCTTCAGGAAGGCGGAGGTGATCTGCGCGAGCCGGTCGACGAGTTCGGCCCACAGCTCGGGGGCGCCGTACATCATCGCCTTGGTGTTCTCGTACGACTTCGAGGGGCCGCCCTCGATCAGGTAGCTGGCCAGCGTGAACGGCGCGCCGGCGAAGCCGATCAGCGGGGTGGCGCCGAGTTCGGCGACCAGCAGGCCGACCGCCTCGGTGATGTAGGGCATGTCGTCGGGCTCGAGCGGGCGCAGCCGCTGGAGGTCGGCCGCGGTGCGGATCGGGTCGGCGATGACCGGGCCGATGCCGCCCTTGATCTCGACGTCGATGCCGACGGCCTTGAGCGGGACGACGATGTCGGAGAAGAAGATGGCCGCGTCCACCTTGTGCCGGCGCACCGGCTGCAGGGTGATCTCCTTGACCAGCTCGGGCTGCGTGCAGGCGTCGAGCATCGGGACGCCCTCGCGGACCTTCAGGTACTCGGGCAGCGAGCGGCCGGCCTGTCGCATGAACCAGACGGGGGTGTGCGGCACCGGCTCGTTGCGGGCGGCGCGCAGGAAGACGGAGTCGTACGCGGCGCCGCGGGGCCGCTGACCGGACTGGGCTGCGGGGGTCTCACTCACGGGTCACATCCTCGCACGCGGCCGGCGGGCCCCCGGCCCGCGCGGGCGGCCCGGCCAGGCAAAACGGACACCTCGGGCGGTGCCCGCCGGGGCGGCGCCCGCGGCCCGCTCGATTTCCGGGTTCTCGGCACGCCGGAGGCACGAAAGTGCTCGGATTGCGGGTCCGCGCCGCCTAGGCTTCCGGTCATGGCAGCGGTCGGCGGGCAATCCGCGCAGGGTGGAGGAACGGGCAGGGAGTCGGCGCCGATCGAGTTCCGCGACGCGGTCGAGGCGCTGACCGGGGCGCGGCTGCGCCCCGAGGTACGGCTGTCCCCGCAGCCCGCCCCCCGTCGGCTGGCCCCGTACTCCTTCGCGCTCTCCGCCTCGGTCGAGGTGGACGGCGAGGAGCTGGCGGACGGCACCCTGGTGCTGCTGCACGACCCGTCGGCGCCGGAGGCGTGGAACGGCGACTTCCGGGTGGTGACCATGACCCGGGCCGAGCTGGAGCCGGAGATGGCGGGCGACCCGGTGCTGTCCGAGGTCGGCTGGAGCTGGCTGCTGGACGCGCTGCAGGCGCACGCCGCCGGGTACGCCGAGCCGTCCGGCACGGTGACCAGGTGCCACTCGCAGTACTTCGGCGCGCTGGCCGAGCGCGGCTCGTCCACCGAGATCGAGCTGCGGGCGTCCTGGACGCCGGCCGACCGCCGGTTCGAGCGGCACCTGGCCGCGTGGGCCGACCTGCTGTGCGGGTGCGCGGGGCTGCCGCCGTCCGCGCCGGCCCAGCTGCCGGCCGACGGGCCGGGCGCGCTGGGCGGGGTGGTGCCGATGCCGGCCCGCCGCCGGCCGCGCAATTCGCACTGACCTCCCGTCAGCCGTCCCGGGCGCTCCCGGGGCGGGTCCGCAGACACCTCAGGGGGACAACCCCGCGCTCCGGGCCCGGTGCCACCCGCAGGGCTGACGGAGTGTGACTTCGCGCGCGCTCCTGGTCAATTACCTGCGCGTTTGCGATCGCCGTGGCGTCGTTCCCGATCGAATGTGTGCGATTTCCAGGCATGTCGTACCGGTCATCTGCGCGATTTGTCCGTATTGTTACTCACCAGATCGTGATCACCCGCTAAAGCCGGGCACGGTTGATGCCGAAGGTGTCAGTGACCCTTTCCAGCCGCGGAACGCTCCGACCGCCCCCTCGGGGTTCGTCCGCCACTCCCCCCGGAGGCCTCAGGTGTCGGTCCTTCTCGAGCACCCCGCAAACGTGGTCGCCTACCGTCCGACGAAGCCCACCGCCATGGTGGTCATCGCAGATCCCCGGGTCCGGAACACGGTGACCCGGCACCTATGGGCGCTCGGTGTCCGCGACGTCATCGAGGTCTCCTCGATCGCCGAGGCCCGGCCCCGGGTCTCCACCCCGCGCGACATCTGCATCGCCGACGTGCACCTGCCCGACGGCTCCGGCCTGACCGTGCTGGCCGAGACCCGCGCCGCGGGCTGGCCCAACGGCCTGGCGCTGTCCGCCGCCGACGACATCGGCGCGGTCCGCTCGGCGCTGGCCGGCGGCGTCAAGGGCTACGTGGTGACCGGCACCCGGACCAACATGCCGATGCCCGGCCGCCCCGGCCTGCCGATCGGCGCCGGCCTGGCCGGCCGGATGCGCCGCCCCGGCATCCCCGGCCACCACCACCCCGGTGCGCCCGGCCACCACGGCGCCCCCGGCCAGCCCGGTGCCGCCCCCGGCGCCCCGGGTGCGCCCGGCGCCCAGCCGTCCGCCTACCGCGAGCTGTCCGGCCGCGAGGTGGAGGTGCTGCGGCTGGTCGCCGAGGGCCAGTCGAACAAGGCGATCGGCGTGGCGATGGGCCTCTCGGCGCTGACGGTGAAGAGCCACCTGGCGCGGATCGCCCGCAAGCTGGGCACCGGCGACCGGGCCGGCATGGTCGCGGTGGCGCTGCGCACCGGCATCATTCACTGACCCGCATCGTCCCTGGTGGCGGCCCGGAGGAACGTTTCCTCCGGGCCGCCGTCGTGCGTCCTCCCCGCCCCGCGCCCGGGTCGCCGCCCCGCCCTGACGGGACGTCAGCGCACCGGCGGCGACCCGGCAGCGGCCCCGCGGCGCCCCGCCGGGCCGGGAGCGGGGCGGCCCGCCGCCCCCGGTTGGCATATGTCCGAACGCGGTCCGACCAGTCAGACAACACTCCCGGCGGCGACACACGACGTACCCTTGGGGGGTGACCGACGCCGTAGCCTCCATCCCCGAAGAGACCGCCCCGGTACCGCTCCTCGAGCCCAGGGACGGACTCCCACCGGTGGTGGCGGACGAAGCGGCCCTCGCCGCCGTCGTCGAGGGCTTCCGCGGCGGCACCGGGCCGGTCGCCGTCGACGCCGAGCGGGCCTCCGGCTACCGCTACGGCCAGCGCGCCTACCTGATCCAGCTGCGCCGCCAGGGCGCGGGCACCGCGCTGATCGACCCGATCGCCTGCCCCGACCTGACCGGCCTGAACGCCGCGCTCGCCGACGCCGAGTGGGTCGTGCACGCCGCCACCCAGGACCTGCCCTGCCTGTTCGAGGTGGGCATGCACCCCGGTGTGCTGTTCGACACCGAGCTGGCCGGCCGGCTCGCCGGGTTCCCCAGGGTCGGCCTCGGCCCGATGACCGAGAACGTGCTGGGTCTGTCGCTGGCCAAGGAGCACTCCGCGGTCGACTGGTCCACCCGCCCGCTGCCCGAACCCTGGCTGCGCTACGCCGCGCTGGACGTCGAGGTGCTGGTCGACCTGCGGGACGCGCTGGAGGCCGAGCTCGACCGGCAGGGCAAACTCGACTGGGCGCACCAGGAGTTCGCCGCGCTGGCCGCCGCTCCCCCGCCCTCCCCCCGGGTCGACCCGTGGCGGCGCACCTCCCAGCTGCACAAGGTCCGCCGCCGCCGGCAGCTGGCCGTGGTCCGCGAGCTGTGGCTCGCCCGGGACCGGATCGCCCGTGAGCGGGACGTCTCCCCCGGCCGGGTGCTGGCCGACGCCGCCATCGTGAACGCCGCGCTCGCCATGCCCGCCAACGCGCCCGCGCTGATCGCCGTGCAGGGCTTCGGCCCCCGGGTGAACCGCCGCCAGCTCGAGCAGTGGCTGACCGCGATCGAGCGCGCCCGCGAGCTGCCCGAGTCCGCGCTGCCGCCGGCCACCGCCCCGCACGACGGGCCGCCGCCGCCGCGCGCCTGGGCCGAGAAGGACCCGGTCGCCGCGGCCCGGCTCAGCGGCGCCCGGGCCGCCGTCACCGCGCTCGCCGAGCAGCACCACCTGCCCGCGGAGAACCTGATCACCCCCGACCTGGTCCGCCGGGTCTCCTGGGAGCCCCCGGCCCACCCGGACGCCGACGCGGTCGCCGCGGCCCTGCGCGCCATGGGGGCCCGGGCCTGGCAGACCGAGCTGGTCGCGCCCGTCATGGCGACGGCGTTCCGGACGGCGGCGGAGGGCTAGGACGGGCCGGGGACGGGCCGGGCGGCGTGACCGCCCTCACGGTCCTTGCCCGGCGTTGTTACTCGCGGGTAGATTGGTGAGCGCAGCAGCGCCGATCCTGGGCGCGCTCATCGTCATGTCCCCCTGGGAGGAGAGCCCCCGTGCCTCGTACCGCGAGGGACGTCGTCTTCGTCGACGGCGTCCGCACCCCGTTCGGCAAGGCCGGCCCGAAGGGCATCTACCACGAGACCCGCGCCGACGACCTGGTCGTCAAGTGCATCCGTGAACTGGTGCGCCGCAACCCGAGCCTGCCCGTCGAGCGGATCGACGAGGTCGCCGTCGCCGCGACCACCCAGATCGGTGACCAGGGGCTGACCATCGGCCGCACCGCCGCGCTGCTCTCCGGCCTGCCGAAGTCGGTGCCGGGCTACGCGATCGACCGGATGTGCGCCGGTGCGATGACCGCCGTCACCACCACCGCGGGCGGCATCGCCTTCGGCGCGTACGACGTCGTGGTGGCCGGCGGTGTCGAGCACATGGGGCGGCACCCGATGGGCGAGGGCGTGGACCCGAACCCGCGGTTCGTCTCGGAGAAGCTGGTCGACGAGTCCGCCCTGTTCATGGGCATGACGGCGGAGAACCTGCACGACCGCTTCCCGCACATCACCAAGGAGCGCTGCGACGCGTTCGCGGTCCGCTCGCAGGAGAAGGCCGCCAAGGCGTACGCCAACGGCGACATCCAGCCGGACCTGGTGCCGATCGCGGTCCGCAACACCAACCCCGAGGTCGGCGAGACCGGTTGGGGCCTGGCCACGGTGGACGAGCCGATGCGCCCGGGCACCACGATGGAGTCGCTGGCGGGCCTGAAGACCCCGTTCCGCCCGCACGGCAACGTGACCGCGGGCAACGCGGCCGGCCTGAACGACGGCGCCACCGCCTCGCTGCTGGCCGCCGAGGACGTGGCCCGCGAGCTGGGCCTGCCGGTCAAGATGCGCCTGGTCAGCTACGCGTTCGCGGGCGTCGAGCCCGAGGTGATGGGCATCGGCCCCGTCCCGGCGACCGAGAAGGCGCTGGCCAAGGCCGGCCTGACCATCGAGGACATCGGCGCGTTCGAGGTCAACGAGGCCTTCGCCGTGCAGGTGCTGGCGTTCCTGGACCACTACGGCATCGCGGACGACGACGAGCGGGTCAACCCGTACGGCGGCGCGATCGCGTTCGGCCACCCGCTGGCCTCCTCGGGCGTGCGCCTGATGACCCAGCTGGCCCGCCGCTTCGAGCAGCGTCCGGACGTCCGCTACGGCATCACCACCATGTGCATCGGCTTCGGCATGGGCGGCACCGTCATCTGGGAGAACCCCCACTTCGAGGGTGGTAAGTGACCATGAGCACCACTGAACTGCTGCAGCGCGCCGCCGGGCTGTTCCCCGGCGAGGTCGTCACCACCGCGCACGTGCGCCACCTGGACCTGCCGCTGCGGGCCGGCAAGCTGGCCCTGATCACCCTGGACAACGGCTTCGACCACACCAAGCCGACCACCTTCGGCCCGGGCTCGCTGGCCAAGCTGTCCGAGGCGCTGGACCAGGTCGAGGCGGAGGCCGCCGCGGGCAAGGTGGTCGCGGTCGCCGTCACCGGCAAGCCGTTCATCTTCGCGGTCGGCGCCGACCTCAAGGGCGTCGAGCTGCTCAAGGAGCACTCCGACGCGCTGGCCATCGGCAAGGGCGGCCACGACGTCTTCAAGCGGATCGCCGCGCTGCCCGTCCCGTCCTTCGCGTTCTACAACGGCGCGGCGATGGGCGGCGGCGTCGAGGTCGGCCTGCACTGCACCTACCGCACCGTCAGCGCGGGCGTCCCGGCGTTCTCGCTGCCCGAGGTCTTCCTCGGCCTGGTGCCCGGCTGGGGCGGCTGCACCCTGCTGCCGAACCTGATCGGCCCCGCCAAGGCGGTCAAGGTCATCATCGAGAACTCGATGGCCCAGAACAAGCAGCTCAGGGGCAAGGACGTCTTCGAGCTCGGCATCGCGGACGCGATCTTCGAGCCGGCCGACTTCCTCGAGCAGTCGCTGCTGTGGACCGCCAAGGTGCTCACCGGCGACGTGGTCGTCGAGCGCGAGGAGTTCGACCGCGGCAAGGCGTGGGACGACGCCGTGCTGTGGGGCCGCTGGGTCGCCGACGCCAAGGTGCACGGCGCCGCCCCGGCCGCCTACAAGGCGCTGGACATCATCCAGCAGGTCAAGGACGGCGACCTGCAGGCCGGCTTCGACGCCGAGGACGCGGCGCTCGCCGACCTGATCATGAGCGGCGAGCTGCGCTCCGGGATCTACGCCTTCAACCTGGTGCAGCGCCGCGCCAAGCGGCCGTTCGGCGCACCGGACAAGTCGCTGGCCCGCCCGGTCTCCAAGGTCGGCGTGGTCGGCGCCGGCCTGATGGCCTCCCAGCTGGCGCTGCTGTTCGCCCGCCGGCTGGAGGTGCCGGTGGTGCTCACCGACATCGACCAGGCCCGGATCGACAAGGGCGTGGGCTACGTCCACGGCGAGATCGACAAGCTGCTCGACAAGGGTCGGATCGGCAAGGACAAGGCCAACAAGCTCAAGGGCCTGGTCTCCGGGCACCTCGACAAGGCCGTCGCGTTCGGCGACGCGGACTTCGTGATCGAGGCCGTGTTCGAGGAGATGGGCGTCAAGCAGAAGGTGTTCGCGGAGCTGGAGGCGGTGGTCTCGCCGACCGCCGTGCTGGCCACCAACACCTCCTCGCTGTCGGTCACCGAGATGGCCTCCAAGCTCCAGCACCCGGAGCGCGTGGTCGGCTTCCACTTCTTCAACCCGGTCGCCATCCTGCCGCTGCTGGAGATCGTCCGGGCCGAGCAGACCGACGACGCCTCGCTGGCCACCGCGTTCGGGGTCGCCAAGAAGCTGAAGAAGACCGCGGTGCTCACCAAGGACGCCCCGGCGTTCGTGGTCAACCGCATCCTGACCCGCTTCATGGGCGAGATCCAGAACATCATCGACGAGGGCACCCCGTTCGAGACCGTCGAGGCCGCGGTGAAGCCGCTCGGCCTGCCGATGTCCCCGATCGCCCTGCTCGAACTGGTCGGCCCGGCCATCGCCCTGCACGTCTCCGAGACCCTGCACGGCGCGTTCCCGGAGCGGTTCTCCGTCTCCGCGAACCTCGGCAAGGTCGTCGAGGCCGGCAAGCGCGGCTTCTACGTCTGGCAGGACGGCGCGCAGGTCCTCGACCCCGAGGTGCTGGCGCTGCTCTCCTTCGGCGACAGCGTCCTCACCGAGGAGCAGGTGCGCGCCCGCGCGCTGGAGGCCGTCGCCCAGGAGATCGGCCTGATGCTGGACGAGGGCGTGGTCGGCGAGGCCCAGGACATCGACCTCTGCATGATCACCGGGGCCGGCTGGCCCTTCCACCTCGGCGGCATCACCCCGTACCTCGACCGCGAGGGCGTCTCCGAGCGCGTCAACGGCAAGAAGTTCCTGGCCCCCGGCCTGGCTTCGGTCCCCGCCTGACGCAGCAGCGCACGGCCGCCGGGCGGCGCCCCCTTCCACCGGGGGTGCCGCCCGGCGGCCTTTCTGTATGCTGCCGGTCTTTCCGGATGCAGGGGGGCGTGGGGCGCGTGCTGGTGCTGGTGCACGGCGGGCTGTGGGACGAGGCGGTGGACGCGGCGGCGTTCTGGGAGCGGCCCGGGGTGGTCGACGGCCTGCGCGCGGCCGGGGCCGCCGTGCTGGCGCCCGACCGGGCGATGCGGGCCGGGAGCTGGGCGGCCGAGGCGGAGCACCTCGCGGCGGCCCTGCCGGCCGGGCCGCCGGTCGTCCTGGTCGGCGGCTCCAACGGCTGCTCGGCGGCCCTCCGGCTGGCCCTGGCCGCGCCGGACCGGGTCCGGGCCCTGGTGCTGGCCTGGCCCGCCACGGCGGGCGACGAGCGGCTGGACGGGCGGATCCGGGCGGCCGCGCCGGAGGCGGCCGGGCTGCTGGCGGGCGGGACGCTGCGCGGCGCCGCCGACGCCGAACTCGCCGGGCTGCGGCTGCCGGTGGCGGTCCTCCCCGCCGTCCCGGAGAACCCCGTCCACCGGCGCCGCACGGCGGACGCGCTGCTGGCGCTGGTCCCCGGCGCGGTGGAGCTGCCGGGGTGCCCGGAGCCGCCGCACCCGGCCTTCCGGCCGGAGCCGCTGGTCGCCGCGCTCGTCGGCTTCGCCGGGTAGTCCGCGGCCTCGCCGCGCGCTCCGGGCGGCGGGGCCCTCCTGGCGGGGCCCTCGTGGCGGGGACGCGAGGTGGCCGGGGGCACCGGCGGCGGGGCGCTACTTCTTCTTGAGGCGGTAGATCACCGTGTCGCCCGTGACGCCGACGACCTCGTAGTAGGTGTTGAGCAGGCTGGCGATGCGCGGGACCTTGTCCGGCTGGTAGGGGGCGGTGCCGGAGTCGTCGACGAAGACCTCGGGGAGGCCGTTGGCGGAGATCTCGTTGTCGAAGGTCTGCCAGGCGTCGGAGACGGAGTACTGCTCGCCGACCTTCTCGGCGCCCTTGCCGCCGCTGAAGTTGGTGAGGAAGCCCGCGGTGAGGTAGCGGCTGGCGGGGCGGCGGTCGGCGAGCCAGTAGAGCTCGGGGTGCATGCCCCAGACCAGGACGGTGTCCTTGGGGGTGGTCTGGGCGGCGACGGCGGTGGCGACCTCGGTGGTCTGGGTGAGGCGCTGGCCGGGCCAGAAGACCGCGAGGGCGCAGAAGACGCTGCTGGCGAGGGCGGAGTAGGCGACCACGGGGCGCCAGGGCACGGCGGAGGTGGCGACCGCGCCGACGCCGAGCAGGACCAGCGGGGGCATCAGCTGGAGGTAGTAGTGGCCGAAGAAGTGGAAGCCGACCGAGACGGCGACCGCGGAGGAGAGCAGCCAGACCCAGAGGTCGGCGGTGGAGCCGCGCTCGGGGCCGCGGGCGGGGACGGGTCTGCGGCGGCGGCGCAGCCACAGGCGGTGGGCGTAGGGCAGCAGGAAGGCGAGCCCGGCGCTCAGCAGGATCGCCGAGTTGCCGAGGGCGCGGCCGAGCATCTGCGGCCAGTTGGAGCCGAGCACGGCGTAGTCGCCGGAGCCGGTGACGACCCAGAACAGGAAGCCCTTGGGCTTGGTGAGGATGGCGGCGACCAGCGCTATCGGCAGGGCGAAGCCGAAGCCGATCTTGGCGAGGGCCGGCGGCCAGGGGACGCCGCGGCGGCGGGTGTCCTGGAGCAGCATCCAGAGCACCGGGAGCATCACGGCGCCGCCGGTCTGCTTGGTGAGCGAGCAGAGGGCGACGGCGATGCCGGCGGCCAGCCAGCGGCGGCGCTCCGCGTAGCGGAAGGCCAGCACCATGGCGGGCAGCATGAAGACTTCGAAGGTGGCGGCCTGGGTGTCCTCCGGGGAGAGCCCGATGGACACCAGCAGGTAGAAGGCGCCGGCGTAGCGGCCGGCCCGGTCGCCCCAGCGGCCGCGGGCGATGGAGGCGAGCAGGACGGCGGTGGCCAGGTGGGCGCCGATCGCCAGGGCGCGCAGCGGCCAGAGCGAGACCGAGCCGAAGAGCGCGAAGCAGGCCTCGTACAGCCAGGGCAGCAGCGGGGGCTTGCGGTCGACGACGGTGTCGTAGAGGACGCCGCCGTCGGCGAGCATCCGGGCCTGGGTGGCCAGGTAGCCCTCGTCGGGGCTCCACACCGGGCGGAGGAAGGAGGGGACGTGGGTGGCGGTGGCCAGGACCGCGAGCAGCGGGACCAGTCTGGTCCAGTACCCGGCCCGGACGTGCCCGCGGAGGCGGTCGGCGAGGGCGCGGGGGCTGCTCGTGGCGGTGTTGGGCACGGGTGACAACCTACCGGGCGCGAACGGGCGGAGGAGTGCCAGCCCAGGAATGAGTGTGACGGTCCGACAATAGCCGCACCGCCGGGAGCCGTCGGTGCGGCTCCCGGGCGGTGCGTCCACGGAGGTTCCGGAGGGTCAGCTCCGGGCGAAGGAACGGGCGCTGACCAGTGCTTCGATCTTCGCGGCGACGGCCGGGCCGGTGAGCCCGATCTCCGCCATGATCTCGGCCCGCGAGGCGTGGTCGAGGAACTCCTGCGGGATGCCGAAGTCCCGCAGCGGGACGTCCACGTCGGCGTCGCGCAGCGCCTGGGCGACCGCGGAGCCGACGCCGCCGGCCCGGCCGTTGTCCTCGACGGTGACCACCAGGCGGTGCTGGGCGGCCAGGCCGGGCAGCGCGGCGTCCACCGGCTTGACCCAGCGCGGGTCGACCACGGTGCTGGTGATGCCGCGCTCGGCGAGCAGCGCGGCGGCCTCCAGGCAGAGCGGGGCCATCGCGCCGATCGAGACGATCAGCACGTCGGCGGCCTCGTCCGCGGAGCCGTCCGCGGGGCGGTGCAGCACGTCCATGCCGCCGACCTGGCCGACGGCGGGCACCGCCGGGCCGACGCTGCCCTTGGAGTAGCGGACCACGGTGGGGGCGTCGTCGACCTCGACGGCCTCGCGCAGCTGCAGCCGGACCTGCTCGGCGTCGCGCGGGGCGGCCAGCCGCAGGCCGGGGACGACCTGCAGGATCGACATGTCCCACATGCCGTTGTGCGAGGCGCCGTCGGTGCCGGTGACGCCGGCCCGGTCGAGCACGAAGGTGACGCCGAGCCTGTGCAGGGCGACGTCCATCAGCACCTGGTCGAAGGCCCGGTTCAGGAAGGTCGCGTAGACCGCGACCACCGGGTGCAGGCCGTTGGTGGCCAGGCCGGCCGCGCAGACCGCGGCGTGCTGCTCGGCGATGCCGACGTCGAAGATCCGCTCCGGGTACGCCTTGGCGAACGGGGCCAGGCCGACGGGGTGCAGCATCGCGGCGGTGATCGCCACGATGTCGCGGCGCTCGCGGCCGAGCGCGACCATCTCCTCGCCGAACACCGACGTCCAGTCCTTGCCGGCGGTCTTCACCGGCAGGCCGGTGTCGGGGTGGATCACGCCGACCGCGTGGAAGCGGTCCTCGTCGTTGTTCTCGGCGGCGTGGTAGCCGCGGCCCTTCTCGGTGATGCAGTGCACGATGACCGGGCCGCCGAAGCCGCGCGCCTTGGTGAAGGCGGACTCCAGGGCCTGCAGGTCGTGGCCGTCGATCGGGCCGATGTACTTGAGGCCGAGGTCCTCGAACATGCCCTGCGGGGCGATGAAGTCCTTCAGGCCCTTCTTGGCGCCGTGCAGGGTGTCGAACATCGCCTGGCCGACCACCGGGGTGCGCTGCAGCGCGTCCTTGCCCCAGGACAGGAAGCGCTCGTAGCCCTGGGTGGTGCGCAGCGTGGAGAGGTGGTTGGCGAGGCCGCCGATGGTCGGCGAGTAGGACCGCTCGTTGTCGTTGACCACGATGACGACCGGCAGGTCGCGGCTGTC
Above is a genomic segment from Kitasatospora cineracea containing:
- the dxs gene encoding 1-deoxy-D-xylulose-5-phosphate synthase encodes the protein MALLTRIRGPRDLDRLTPAQLSALAEEIRGFLVEEVSKTGGHLGPNLGVVELTLAMHRVFDSPRDRILFDTGHQSYVHKLLTGRQDFSRLKMKGGLSGYPSRAESEHDVIENSHASTVLGYADGLAKANKIQGHHDRPVVAVIGDGALTGGMAWEALNNIADSRDLPVVIVVNDNERSYSPTIGGLANHLSTLRTTQGYERFLSWGKDALQRTPVVGQAMFDTLHGAKKGLKDFIAPQGMFEDLGLKYIGPIDGHDLQALESAFTKARGFGGPVIVHCITEKGRGYHAAENNDEDRFHAVGVIHPDTGLPVKTAGKDWTSVFGEEMVALGRERRDIVAITAAMLHPVGLAPFAKAYPERIFDVGIAEQHAAVCAAGLATNGLHPVVAVYATFLNRAFDQVLMDVALHRLGVTFVLDRAGVTGTDGASHNGMWDMSILQVVPGLRLAAPRDAEQVRLQLREAVEVDDAPTVVRYSKGSVGPAVPAVGQVGGMDVLHRPADGSADEAADVLIVSIGAMAPLCLEAAALLAERGITSTVVDPRWVKPVDAALPGLAAQHRLVVTVEDNGRAGGVGSAVAQALRDADVDVPLRDFGIPQEFLDHASRAEIMAEIGLTGPAVAAKIEALVSARSFARS